A part of Primulina eburnea isolate SZY01 chromosome 10, ASM2296580v1, whole genome shotgun sequence genomic DNA contains:
- the LOC140802811 gene encoding uncharacterized mitochondrial protein AtMg00860-like produces MAFLGHIVSRDGIKVDQLELLVLINQKKSKVEAVRDWPVPKSVIEIRSFLGLAGYYKKFIQVFSSIVVPMTALTKKNAKFIWGPEWQESFDRMKQALTSAPVLAMPSG; encoded by the coding sequence ATggcattcttgggccacattgtatCTCGGGATGGTATAAAGGTTGACCAATTAGAATTGCTTGTTTTGATTAATCAGAAAAAGAGCAAAGTTgaggcagtcagagattggccaGTGCCTAAGAGCGTGATAGAGATACGTAGCTTCTTGGGATTGGCTGGTTATTACAAGAAGTTTATTCAGGTCTTCTCTTCTATTGTGGTgcctatgaccgccttgacgaagaagaatgccaagttCATTTGGGGACCAGAGTGGCAGGAGAGTTTTGACAGAATGAAGCAGGCTTTGACCTCAGCACCAGTTCTAGCTATGCCATCGGGGTAg